From Synechococcales cyanobacterium T60_A2020_003:
GAATAGGGTACATCTTGCAATCCTGCGATGACTGTAGATGAGTCCAGGGAATTCGCGGAGGCGGATGGTGAGTTCGAAAACTTTACTTTAGTCATCTGACACCCTCGCAATCGGGGAATGCTGGTCAAGAAAATCGAGCAAAATCTGACGGTGGATCGCGCCGAGGGGACGGATATCGCCTGCCCGTTCGGAGTAGCGATCGCCCCGGTGAATATCGGCGACGGACAGTAACCCTAGATCCCACCCTTCATTCAATTCCAGGGCGTATATGGGAACCGTCAATGGCCCGTGGAAGACGTGGCGGATGATTTGCGCATCTTTGTAGACCCGAAACAGGCCCATGGTGGGTGGACGGT
This genomic window contains:
- a CDS encoding NUDIX domain-containing protein, with the translated sequence MSQEPIQVAIAILHQDNQFLMQLRDNIPTILYPGVWAFFGGHLDPGERPGEGVIRELTEEIGYRPPTMGLFRVYKDAQIIRHVFHGPLTVPIYALELNEGWDLGLLSVADIHRGDRYSERAGDIRPLGAIHRQILLDFLDQHSPIARVSDD